One Ignavibacterium album JCM 16511 genomic region harbors:
- a CDS encoding DUF2130 domain-containing protein, producing the protein MKKLFCPVCGKPLTQEEYDKALGLWKEKQEHIKHLEAEQKKFKEQQKQYEIQIREAQKKILEERKKLKLEAQKLLQKQKEELLDSFRKKMETEIKKGIESGVREQKKQFIKQSAELRKTQNKMKRLKESLRLSASKYEKANEEIKRLKEQIEKGITPQIEGLLEEKTLMNKLQELYPDDKFIHTGKGGDIIQIIFDQKKEVGKIVYECKKVKNFDKKFIEQAKNARKQREADFAILITNAFPSKKQYYFVEKNVFVISPVSLEPITYTLRESLIRIALLKLTNEAKEKAVQQIYNYLSGNEYKNRINEISQHLIDLGNELSKEISTHKNLWLKRYNAYKSIYSDVNLIDYKLKEFLQNKIPDKEMKLIQSPKKEFIQISEFENN; encoded by the coding sequence ATGAAAAAGTTGTTTTGTCCTGTTTGCGGAAAACCGTTAACGCAGGAAGAATATGATAAGGCACTTGGTTTATGGAAAGAGAAACAGGAGCATATAAAGCATCTTGAAGCTGAACAGAAAAAGTTTAAGGAACAACAGAAGCAATATGAAATTCAGATCAGAGAAGCTCAGAAAAAAATTCTTGAGGAACGGAAAAAGTTAAAGCTAGAAGCACAAAAGTTGCTACAAAAGCAGAAAGAGGAATTATTAGATTCTTTCCGAAAGAAAATGGAAACAGAAATTAAAAAAGGAATCGAGTCTGGTGTGCGAGAACAGAAAAAACAATTCATTAAACAGTCAGCCGAATTGAGGAAGACACAAAATAAAATGAAAAGATTGAAAGAAAGTCTTAGACTATCAGCATCCAAATATGAAAAAGCCAATGAAGAAATAAAACGATTGAAAGAGCAAATTGAAAAAGGAATAACTCCTCAGATTGAGGGACTTCTTGAAGAAAAAACTTTAATGAATAAATTGCAGGAACTTTATCCGGATGATAAGTTTATACATACCGGTAAAGGTGGGGATATTATACAAATTATATTTGATCAGAAAAAGGAAGTCGGCAAAATTGTTTATGAATGCAAGAAAGTTAAGAACTTCGATAAAAAATTCATTGAGCAGGCAAAAAACGCCCGAAAGCAGCGTGAAGCAGATTTTGCAATTTTAATCACGAACGCATTTCCATCGAAAAAGCAGTATTACTTTGTTGAGAAAAATGTTTTTGTGATTAGCCCGGTTAGTCTCGAACCAATCACATACACATTGAGGGAAAGTCTGATAAGAATTGCTCTGCTCAAATTAACCAATGAAGCAAAAGAAAAAGCAGTTCAGCAGATTTATAATTACCTGTCGGGAAATGAATATAAAAACCGGATAAACGAAATATCACAGCATCTTATTGATCTTGGAAATGAACTCAGCAAAGAAATCAGTACGCATAAAAATCTTTGGTTAAAAAGATATAATGCTTATAAAAGTATTTACAGCGATGTAAATCTGATTGATTATAAATTAAAAGAATTCTTGCAGAACAAAATACCTGACAAAGAAATGAAACTGATTCAGTCTCCAAAAAAAGAATTTATTCAAATAAGTGAATTTGAAAACAACTAA
- the cas1b gene encoding type I-B CRISPR-associated endonuclease Cas1b, producing the protein MKNNIYIFSNSILSRKDDSLVLDSIPQTDAIHETDFYETEGIILPAPKTDGSGNPRHIPAESVEAIYTFGEVRFNTQFFKCVGFYEIPVHIFNYYGNYVGSFLPASANGSGEIQILQYKAYIDNYKRITIAKSIIDAAIKNILFNLKSYTYSGIDLDETINTIASIQEQVRFTDSIQELMGFEGTARNTYYSAWQNIFKQETDFEKRIKNPPVGIINSLISFGNSLLYAVCLSEIYRTRLNPFIGFIHETGDNKHPLVYDISEIFKPVIVDKVIFRVINLNIIKPDDFKQTDKGLRLKDDARKKFVEEFENKLSSIIHHKRINRRISLRSLIRMECYNLINYLTGKLKSYDPYRAN; encoded by the coding sequence ATGAAAAATAATATTTACATATTTTCTAATTCGATACTCAGCCGAAAAGACGATTCCCTTGTTCTCGATTCGATTCCACAAACCGATGCAATTCACGAAACTGATTTTTACGAAACTGAAGGAATTATACTACCAGCACCAAAAACCGATGGCAGCGGCAATCCCAGACATATTCCTGCCGAATCAGTTGAAGCAATTTACACTTTTGGCGAAGTAAGATTTAATACACAGTTCTTCAAGTGTGTTGGTTTTTATGAGATTCCGGTTCATATCTTCAACTATTACGGAAACTATGTCGGAAGCTTTCTACCTGCATCGGCAAATGGTTCAGGCGAAATTCAGATACTTCAATACAAAGCTTATATTGATAATTATAAACGAATAACTATTGCTAAATCTATAATTGATGCAGCCATTAAAAATATTCTTTTCAATCTTAAATCTTACACTTATTCTGGCATTGATCTCGATGAAACTATTAACACTATTGCATCTATTCAGGAACAGGTACGATTTACAGATTCAATTCAGGAACTGATGGGATTTGAAGGAACCGCCCGAAATACTTATTACAGTGCCTGGCAGAATATTTTTAAGCAGGAAACTGATTTCGAAAAACGAATTAAAAATCCTCCTGTTGGAATCATTAATTCACTGATTTCTTTTGGTAATTCACTTTTGTATGCTGTTTGCTTGTCTGAAATTTACAGAACCAGACTAAATCCATTTATTGGATTTATTCACGAAACCGGCGATAACAAACATCCGCTGGTTTATGATATTTCAGAAATCTTTAAGCCAGTGATTGTTGATAAAGTGATTTTCAGAGTTATTAACCTTAATATCATCAAACCTGATGACTTCAAACAAACTGATAAGGGCTTAAGACTGAAAGACGATGCAAGAAAAAAATTTGTTGAAGAATTCGAAAACAAATTAAGTTCAATTATTCATCACAAAAGAATTAACCGCAGAATTTCACTTAGATCTTTAATCAGAATGGAATGTTATAACTTAATTAACTACTTAACCGGTAAATTAAAATCTTATGATCCATACAGAGCCAATTAG
- a CDS encoding Fic family protein, whose translation MTIDPNKPFNELPLLPPKADIETKTVLKKAITANRALAELKGASRLLPNQNIIINTLALEEARDSSAIENIITTRDKLFRALVTDPRKIDPVTKEVLNYRKALWKGFTEVQKKGFISTNIIIDIQKELISNNAGIRKLPGTVLENDITGEIIYTPPLGESIIYSLLKNFENYLNTNTSNDPLVKLAVLHYQFEAIHPFYDGNGRTGRIINVLYLTFNDLIQLPVLYLSGYIIKNKEKYYQLLRKVTYENNWEEWILFMLNAVETTAIETTEKVNKILDLLNKTALEVKEKLPRIYSKELIELIFHQVYCNINFLVENKIGLRKTASKYLNALASIGVLKPEKIGKEVIFLNTRLYKMFKEKK comes from the coding sequence ATGACAATTGACCCAAACAAACCATTTAATGAATTGCCACTGCTACCACCGAAAGCGGATATTGAAACTAAAACTGTTTTGAAGAAAGCAATCACTGCAAATCGTGCTCTTGCAGAATTAAAAGGAGCTTCGAGACTTCTACCTAATCAAAATATTATAATCAATACACTGGCACTTGAAGAAGCAAGAGATAGTTCCGCAATCGAAAACATTATTACAACGCGTGATAAACTTTTTCGTGCTTTGGTAACAGATCCACGCAAAATTGATCCTGTAACAAAAGAAGTTTTGAATTATCGTAAAGCTTTATGGAAAGGATTTACTGAAGTTCAAAAAAAAGGATTTATTTCTACCAATATAATTATAGATATTCAAAAAGAATTAATTTCAAATAATGCAGGAATAAGGAAGTTACCAGGAACTGTTCTTGAAAATGATATTACCGGCGAAATAATTTATACTCCACCGCTTGGTGAATCAATAATTTATTCTCTACTAAAAAATTTTGAAAATTATTTAAATACAAATACATCTAACGATCCGCTTGTAAAATTAGCAGTTCTCCATTATCAGTTTGAAGCTATTCATCCTTTTTATGATGGAAATGGTCGTACTGGTAGAATTATTAATGTACTTTATTTGACTTTTAACGATTTAATTCAGTTACCAGTTCTTTACTTGAGTGGATACATAATAAAAAATAAAGAGAAATATTATCAGCTACTTAGAAAAGTAACCTACGAGAACAATTGGGAAGAGTGGATTTTATTTATGCTAAATGCAGTTGAAACCACAGCTATTGAAACTACTGAAAAAGTGAATAAAATTTTAGATTTATTGAATAAGACAGCATTAGAAGTAAAAGAAAAACTACCTAGAATTTATTCTAAAGAACTTATCGAGCTGATATTTCATCAAGTGTATTGTAATATAAATTTTCTTGTTGAGAATAAAATTGGATTAAGAAAAACCGCATCGAAATATCTTAATGCATTAGCCTCAATTGGTGTTTTGAAACCTGAAAAAATTGGTAAAGAAGTTATTTTTCTTAATACAAGACTCTATAAAATGTTCAAAGAGAAAAAATAA
- a CDS encoding class II glutamine amidotransferase, translated as MCELLGLNFNREVVSDFSFSGFSKRGKDNPDGWGLAYYNGDKAEVIKEASDASQSILADSVRSNEFIRSKIFIAHVRYATAGTKSFKNTHPFKKELNGKQYIFAHNGTIKNFHKFKLEKFKPEGQTDSEHIFCYLLNRISEKGINNWDENNFIWLHNILSDLNEEGKLNCLFSDGEHLFCYRDKNTSVGLNYVLRKAPFDDNISLNDEDFDMSILLRKFPAEKGYIIATEPLTNEHWQEFEWGSLKVFRSGEMIFESY; from the coding sequence ATGTGTGAACTATTAGGATTAAATTTTAACAGAGAGGTAGTTTCAGATTTTTCTTTCAGTGGTTTTAGTAAGAGAGGGAAAGATAATCCAGATGGTTGGGGACTAGCATATTACAATGGTGATAAAGCAGAAGTCATCAAAGAAGCTTCCGATGCATCGCAAAGTATTCTTGCAGATTCAGTAAGGAGTAATGAGTTCATTAGATCGAAAATATTTATTGCACATGTAAGATATGCTACCGCTGGAACCAAAAGTTTTAAAAACACTCATCCATTTAAAAAAGAACTAAATGGTAAACAGTATATTTTTGCACATAATGGCACAATTAAAAATTTTCATAAATTTAAATTAGAGAAGTTTAAACCAGAAGGACAGACAGATTCCGAACATATCTTTTGCTATCTGCTTAATAGAATTTCAGAGAAGGGTATCAATAACTGGGATGAAAATAATTTTATCTGGTTGCATAATATATTATCAGATTTAAATGAAGAAGGGAAATTAAATTGTTTATTTAGTGATGGAGAACATCTGTTTTGTTATCGGGATAAAAACACAAGTGTAGGATTAAACTATGTTTTAAGAAAAGCACCATTTGATGACAATATATCACTTAATGATGAGGATTTTGATATGAGTATTTTATTAAGAAAATTCCCGGCAGAAAAAGGTTACATTATCGCTACTGAACCACTTACAAATGAACACTGGCAGGAATTTGAATGGGGGAGTTTAAAGGTTTTCAGATCAGGTGAAATGATTTTTGAATCATACTAA
- the csm6 gene encoding CRISPR-associated ring nuclease Csm6, with the protein MKTKNILICVSGLTPQIVTETLFCLSVKEKIPIDEIYVLTTARGREVILGRDKHPATPKTPLKKELENLCKQYKLKKPLFQENDDHIIVAKEESIELPDIRSDKDNILFPNKVCEFLRLKTSDPRNILFCSITGGRKSMSVHLANALSIFAREKDRLVHVLTKEEHEFKGFYPQTKAEIKDLELSDIPFVRLRSLLSAELKGKELLKSNFDEIVRFTQAQLKSLSPSNKMILEMERRELRFGNDRITLEPMEFLFYYFFVDSKLRGLSNISVQQFTSDETRNQFIEYFQVYYENYHIKQKTWYKKGFSKEDFRSKRSKVNLKIKELIEDDDISSNYLIDVNRKYGESTYYIKADKDRFIIK; encoded by the coding sequence ATGAAAACTAAAAACATCCTCATCTGCGTATCAGGTTTAACTCCTCAAATCGTAACTGAAACATTGTTTTGTTTGTCAGTGAAAGAAAAAATTCCGATTGACGAAATCTATGTTCTTACAACTGCAAGGGGCAGGGAAGTTATTCTTGGCAGAGATAAACATCCGGCAACACCAAAAACACCATTGAAAAAAGAACTTGAAAATCTCTGCAAACAGTATAAACTGAAGAAGCCATTATTTCAGGAAAATGATGATCACATAATTGTTGCAAAGGAAGAATCAATTGAACTTCCCGATATAAGGTCTGATAAGGACAATATTCTCTTCCCAAACAAAGTTTGTGAATTCCTTCGTCTTAAAACTTCCGATCCGCGGAATATTTTATTTTGTTCGATTACCGGTGGCAGAAAATCTATGAGTGTACATCTTGCAAATGCACTTTCAATATTTGCTAGAGAAAAAGATAGACTAGTTCACGTCCTGACAAAAGAAGAACACGAATTCAAAGGATTTTATCCGCAGACAAAAGCTGAAATAAAAGACCTTGAACTTTCTGATATTCCCTTTGTTCGTTTAAGATCGTTGCTTTCTGCAGAGCTTAAAGGTAAAGAATTGTTAAAGTCGAATTTTGATGAGATAGTCAGATTTACTCAGGCACAATTAAAATCTTTGTCTCCATCAAACAAAATGATACTGGAAATGGAAAGAAGAGAATTAAGATTCGGGAATGATAGAATAACCTTAGAACCAATGGAATTTTTGTTTTATTATTTCTTTGTTGATTCAAAGTTAAGAGGGCTTAGTAATATTTCTGTTCAGCAATTTACTTCCGATGAAACCAGAAACCAATTTATTGAATATTTCCAGGTTTATTATGAAAACTATCATATTAAACAGAAGACCTGGTATAAAAAAGGATTTTCGAAAGAGGATTTCAGATCTAAAAGATCAAAAGTTAATTTAAAAATTAAGGAGTTAATTGAAGATGATGATATTTCTTCAAACTATCTGATAGATGTAAACAGAAAATACGGTGAATCAACTTATTACATAAAAGCCGATAAAGACAGATTTATTATAAAATAA
- the cas2 gene encoding CRISPR-associated endonuclease Cas2 — MIHTEPISQVFYIAVYDITNQKRLPKVLKTFRKYMNWVQNSAFEGELTAKQFQSLKDELLEIINKEKDSIIFYYAEEQKHIGKKILGVEKNEITQFF; from the coding sequence ATGATCCATACAGAGCCAATTAGTCAGGTGTTTTACATAGCTGTATATGACATAACTAATCAGAAAAGATTGCCGAAAGTGTTAAAAACTTTCCGCAAGTATATGAACTGGGTACAGAACTCAGCTTTTGAAGGGGAGTTGACCGCAAAACAATTTCAGTCACTTAAAGACGAATTGCTCGAAATTATTAATAAAGAAAAAGACTCTATCATTTTTTATTATGCCGAGGAGCAGAAACATATCGGCAAAAAAATACTTGGAGTTGAAAAAAATGAGATTACTCAGTTCTTCTGA
- a CDS encoding REP-associated tyrosine transposase gives MNKFFHIRHLPHLHFEEGIYFITARLYDPNLFKTQNKQIKIKKLNDLPESDFQNHFILYDESLNKQETKINYLKKPEIAQILANEFHQYDGKDYNLIAYTILSNHFHLIFELLKGNTGISSIMKKIKGRSSLFINRKLNRAGKLWQDESYDRWVRDEKELYFIIKYILENPIKAGLASNWYDWKFTYCKPEFLVL, from the coding sequence ATGAATAAATTTTTTCATATACGGCATTTACCTCATCTCCACTTCGAGGAGGGAATATACTTTATTACAGCACGTTTGTATGATCCGAATTTATTTAAAACTCAGAATAAACAAATAAAAATCAAAAAATTAAACGATTTACCTGAATCAGATTTTCAGAATCATTTTATTTTATATGATGAATCACTAAATAAACAAGAAACTAAAATCAACTATCTTAAAAAACCTGAAATAGCACAGATTTTGGCAAATGAATTTCATCAGTATGATGGTAAAGATTATAATTTAATTGCATATACTATTTTATCAAATCATTTTCATCTAATATTTGAATTATTAAAAGGTAATACTGGTATTAGTTCTATTATGAAAAAAATAAAGGGTAGAAGTTCTCTTTTTATTAATCGGAAGCTTAACCGTGCAGGTAAACTCTGGCAGGATGAGAGTTATGACAGATGGGTAAGGGATGAAAAGGAATTATATTTTATAATAAAATACATATTAGAAAATCCGATTAAAGCCGGTTTAGCAAGCAACTGGTATGATTGGAAATTCACATACTGTAAACCTGAATTTTTGGTTTTATAA
- a CDS encoding ATP-binding protein: MKAFHTIAIPHKDILKGKLTLEVFAADLHEVSLNQGSDEYRNSKIFFEKTYLTNGLENLLSVVERRIKGNGGDPVIQLQTPFGGGKTHSLIALFHKAKEWKANKVVIVGEKIEATDTLWGLIEKQLTGKITKFKAMHAPGGESLKELLSSHQPLLILMDEVLQYITRAAGVKVEASNLAAQSIAFMQALTEAVSQLPNTVLLLSLPSSVPEHYDENAEMLYNKLQKVSGRVEKIYTPVEDSEITKIIRRRLFSDVDESEAEKIIKAYVEYLEKENLLPPNTQPSEYREQFLSSYPFIPDVIDVLYKRWGTFPQFQRTRGVLRLLAQVVSSLKDSNKPYITLADFDLSNQEIRQELLKHIGSPYNSVIASDITDKNSGATKVNSDIGQTYQGLSLGTRTATTIFMYSHSGGNVKGASVPEIKRSATTLDNISAVIDSVFDKLEKELFFLQKFNDKYFFSNMPNINKILVTYMDNIKESEIEKLEYELLGEKTKSHYLKVYLWEDKSNNINDDDSLKLVIIKKDNPELIKEIIKKKGANPRTKANTVIVLYPSDLDRGNFVYQLKRKIAYENILNAPNLNLSNEQRRDIKKELDKLDSAVFESLRKYYRLVAVPSKDDLKVIDLGVPTWGDIKSLSDEVYEKLINEKEILEKLSPNVLKLTFLKDNEFVFTESIYNSSLSAPGLFRLSSRNVLENAIVQGVREGTFGLGLLEGDKPMCKHYKENVTVYFEPNEIIIKDSVCIEQIEQEKQKITSTITVEETQPRQINPSVGSVPPDEDKQPTKYFEQLSLNLDLPKGKVSNLMGVLNYLQSKYEHLKIDITAFDGKMTKEELEDKIKEALRQSGIHFKFND, translated from the coding sequence ATGAAAGCATTTCACACAATAGCTATACCGCATAAGGATATATTAAAAGGTAAATTAACACTCGAAGTTTTTGCAGCTGATTTACACGAAGTTAGTCTTAATCAGGGCTCCGATGAATACAGAAACAGCAAAATATTTTTTGAGAAAACATACTTAACCAACGGATTGGAGAATCTTCTTTCTGTAGTGGAAAGAAGAATTAAAGGAAATGGCGGAGATCCGGTAATCCAACTTCAGACACCATTCGGAGGTGGAAAAACTCACTCACTTATTGCGTTATTTCACAAAGCGAAAGAATGGAAAGCAAATAAAGTTGTAATTGTTGGCGAAAAGATAGAAGCCACTGATACGCTTTGGGGATTAATTGAAAAGCAATTAACCGGTAAGATTACAAAATTTAAAGCAATGCACGCACCTGGTGGGGAATCATTAAAAGAATTACTTAGCTCTCATCAACCACTTTTAATTCTGATGGATGAAGTATTGCAATATATTACGAGGGCGGCTGGCGTTAAAGTGGAAGCATCAAATTTAGCGGCACAATCAATTGCTTTTATGCAGGCATTAACTGAAGCAGTTAGTCAGCTTCCTAATACAGTTCTTTTATTATCACTTCCATCCAGTGTCCCGGAACACTATGATGAAAATGCGGAAATGCTATACAATAAACTGCAGAAAGTTTCCGGCAGAGTTGAAAAAATTTATACTCCGGTTGAGGATAGTGAAATTACTAAAATTATCCGTAGAAGATTATTTTCTGATGTTGATGAGAGCGAAGCTGAAAAAATAATTAAAGCTTATGTCGAATATCTTGAGAAAGAAAATTTATTGCCTCCGAATACACAGCCATCAGAATATAGAGAGCAGTTTTTATCATCTTATCCATTCATACCAGATGTAATTGATGTTTTATATAAACGCTGGGGTACTTTTCCGCAGTTCCAGCGAACTCGTGGGGTTTTGAGACTTTTAGCTCAAGTTGTATCATCTTTAAAAGATTCAAATAAACCTTATATCACATTAGCAGACTTTGATTTAAGCAATCAGGAAATAAGACAAGAATTATTAAAGCATATCGGGTCACCTTATAACAGTGTAATTGCTTCTGATATAACTGATAAAAATTCAGGTGCAACTAAGGTCAATTCAGACATTGGTCAAACATATCAGGGCTTATCATTAGGTACCAGAACAGCAACAACAATTTTTATGTATTCACATTCTGGTGGAAATGTTAAAGGTGCATCTGTACCTGAGATTAAAAGGTCAGCCACCACTTTAGATAATATATCTGCAGTAATTGACTCTGTATTTGATAAACTTGAAAAAGAGTTATTCTTTCTACAAAAATTTAATGACAAGTACTTCTTTTCGAATATGCCAAACATTAATAAGATACTTGTCACATATATGGATAATATTAAGGAAAGTGAGATTGAAAAATTAGAATACGAACTTTTAGGAGAGAAAACAAAAAGTCATTATTTAAAAGTTTATTTATGGGAAGATAAATCTAATAACATCAATGATGATGATAGCTTAAAGTTAGTGATTATTAAAAAGGATAATCCAGAGTTGATTAAAGAAATTATAAAGAAAAAAGGAGCTAATCCGAGGACAAAAGCAAATACTGTTATTGTATTATATCCATCAGATTTAGACAGAGGAAATTTTGTTTATCAGTTAAAGAGAAAAATCGCTTATGAAAACATTCTTAATGCACCAAATCTGAATCTATCGAATGAACAAAGAAGAGATATTAAAAAAGAACTTGATAAACTCGACTCAGCAGTATTTGAATCATTAAGAAAATATTACCGTCTCGTAGCAGTGCCGAGCAAAGATGATTTAAAAGTAATTGATTTAGGTGTACCAACCTGGGGTGATATTAAATCCTTATCAGATGAAGTATATGAAAAATTAATTAATGAAAAAGAAATTTTAGAAAAACTTTCACCTAATGTTTTAAAATTAACATTCCTAAAAGACAATGAATTTGTTTTCACTGAATCAATTTATAATAGTAGTCTTAGCGCACCGGGTTTATTCAGATTATCAAGCAGAAATGTTCTGGAAAATGCAATTGTACAGGGCGTCCGCGAAGGTACTTTTGGATTAGGATTACTTGAAGGTGATAAACCAATGTGTAAACACTATAAAGAAAATGTCACAGTTTATTTTGAGCCGAACGAAATAATTATAAAAGATTCTGTTTGTATAGAACAAATTGAACAGGAAAAACAAAAAATAACAAGTACTATTACAGTAGAGGAAACTCAACCGCGGCAGATAAACCCATCTGTAGGAAGCGTGCCTCCCGATGAAGACAAACAGCCAACGAAGTATTTTGAACAATTATCACTTAATTTAGATCTTCCGAAAGGAAAAGTTAGCAATTTAATGGGAGTATTAAATTATCTACAATCAAAATACGAGCATTTGAAAATAGATATAACAGCATTTGATGGAAAAATGACAAAAGAAGAATTAGAGGACAAGATAAAAGAAGCACTCAGACAGTCAGGAATTCATTTCAAATTTAATGATTAA
- a CDS encoding HNH endonuclease has translation MLKNAKDFMKFGEFLISAIQSHFPGSESVRNVQIINGWSIFIYLQITPKLNCQFREWGGNPFYFVVEHRNRKLCQLDLTRLIEDDGRFTWYFSNPSNKETKKIFDSLFDFYEEVPKDYRKKVKEQKILLKSNPTVFKSGYLFIKDASVDELKSEFINLIQNLYEFSKDSSNWQGKRRKSEKIFNLDDIEAEEGYKEDKKYLYTQRNREIVEKRKVKDNYTCQICGFYFELDGKKIIECHHLKPLSDGEVRITNINDLISVCPTCHRIIHLRKPPFSPEEVKQILNN, from the coding sequence ATGTTAAAAAACGCAAAAGATTTTATGAAGTTTGGTGAGTTTCTTATTTCTGCAATTCAATCACATTTCCCAGGAAGCGAATCGGTGCGGAATGTTCAGATAATAAATGGATGGAGCATTTTCATTTATTTACAGATTACTCCTAAATTAAATTGTCAGTTCAGAGAGTGGGGTGGAAATCCTTTTTATTTTGTTGTTGAGCATCGTAACCGAAAACTTTGTCAATTAGATTTAACACGATTGATTGAAGATGATGGAAGATTTACCTGGTATTTTTCTAATCCTTCCAATAAAGAAACAAAAAAAATATTTGATTCACTTTTTGACTTTTATGAGGAAGTACCAAAAGATTACAGAAAAAAAGTTAAAGAACAGAAAATCTTATTGAAGTCAAATCCAACTGTCTTTAAAAGTGGTTATCTGTTTATTAAAGATGCTTCTGTTGATGAACTGAAATCAGAGTTTATAAATCTTATCCAAAACCTATATGAATTTTCAAAAGACTCTTCAAATTGGCAGGGAAAGAGAAGAAAAAGTGAAAAGATATTTAACCTTGATGACATTGAAGCTGAAGAAGGATACAAAGAAGATAAGAAATATTTGTACACACAAAGAAATCGTGAAATTGTCGAAAAGCGAAAAGTAAAAGATAATTACACTTGTCAGATATGTGGATTTTATTTTGAGTTGGATGGAAAAAAAATAATTGAATGTCATCACCTTAAACCATTATCCGATGGAGAGGTAAGGATTACAAATATCAATGATCTTATTAGCGTTTGCCCGACTTGTCATAGAATTATTCATTTGAGAAAACCGCCCTTTTCACCTGAAGAAGTAAAACAAATTCTTAATAATTAA
- a CDS encoding DNA-processing protein DprA: protein MYYLGNKEILNNYKIGFLCSRKVPAGIILKTYDWAVEQRDKGNCIVSGFHSKIEKDVFDILVKGSQPIILVLAKGMMKRWDKKIIELVNQNRLLIISLFSEKVTRPTIKTAIKRNELIAEISDKIFIPYFSPNSYLQTLYDNYKLKVLTL, encoded by the coding sequence ATGTACTATCTCGGAAACAAAGAAATATTGAACAATTATAAAATAGGATTTCTCTGCTCTCGCAAAGTTCCGGCGGGAATAATACTCAAAACTTATGATTGGGCGGTTGAGCAAAGAGACAAAGGAAATTGTATTGTATCTGGCTTCCATTCCAAAATTGAAAAAGATGTATTTGACATTCTTGTAAAAGGAAGTCAGCCAATAATACTTGTTTTAGCAAAAGGAATGATGAAAAGGTGGGATAAGAAAATAATAGAATTAGTCAATCAGAATAGATTACTGATAATTAGTCTTTTCAGTGAAAAAGTAACTCGCCCGACCATTAAAACTGCTATTAAAAGGAATGAATTAATTGCAGAAATATCAGATAAAATATTCATACCTTATTTTTCACCAAACAGTTATTTGCAAACTCTATACGATAATTACAAATTGAAAGTTTTGACTCTTTAA